One stretch of Rhodothermales bacterium DNA includes these proteins:
- a CDS encoding type II toxin-antitoxin system RelE/ParE family toxin produces MELFPKSGRVVPELAREDLRELIVGDYRIVYRLDGELAVLLTVYRSSMLFPFRLFDE; encoded by the coding sequence ATCGAGCTCTTCCCAAAGTCCGGCCGGGTGGTACCAGAGCTCGCTCGAGAGGATCTTCGCGAACTCATCGTCGGCGACTACCGGATCGTTTATCGACTCGACGGAGAGTTGGCGGTGCTTCTCACGGTTTACCGCTCGTCCATGCTGTTCCCCTTCCGACTCTTCGATGAGTGA
- a CDS encoding AbrB/MazE/SpoVT family DNA-binding domain-containing protein yields MVKPATTKLSSRGQVVIPEEIRTRLGLEPGAQFVVVGEGDVVVLKALKPPKLADFKALLDKVRESAEAAGITEEEVERAIREVRGRK; encoded by the coding sequence ATGGTCAAACCAGCCACCACTAAGCTCTCTTCTCGCGGGCAGGTCGTCATCCCAGAGGAGATCCGGACGCGGCTAGGGCTCGAGCCCGGAGCTCAGTTCGTTGTCGTAGGTGAAGGCGACGTCGTCGTGCTCAAGGCCCTCAAGCCACCGAAGTTGGCCGACTTCAAGGCCCTTCTCGACAAGGTTCGGGAGTCGGCCGAGGCCGCGGGAATCACCGAAGAGGAGGTCGAACGAGCTATTCGCGAGGTGCGAGGACGGAAGTGA